In Brachypodium distachyon strain Bd21 chromosome 2, Brachypodium_distachyon_v3.0, whole genome shotgun sequence, one genomic interval encodes:
- the LOC100839820 gene encoding transcription factor MYBS3 yields the protein MARKCSHCGNYGHNSRTCTSSAGGQREIMLCEGGGGGSGLRLFGVQVHVAAGAGAGASMRKSYSMDCLQLAAAPSSLVSPSSSSSSSVLLSIDEGLERASNGYLSDGPHGRLVQERKKGVPWSEEEHRLFLVGLEKLGKGDWRGISRSYVTSRTPTQVASHAQKFFLRQSSMGKKKRRSSLFDMVPICENGMRASEQPSVRINNSDGASTSLPRYRPSSDMAAIDLNSTEEDDDMADVSLSSASGASPRAPLIPAAALTMEHGHGGHQYCSRLDLDLGMSLSTPSIGT from the exons ATGGCCAGGAAGTGCTCTCACTGTGGCAACTACGGCCACAACTCAAGAACTTGCACCAGCAGCGCAGGAGGACAGAGAGAAATTATGCTCtgcgaaggaggaggcggcggcagtgggCTGAGGCTCTTTGGCGTGCAGGTCCATgtcgctgccggcgccggtgccggcgcgtCCATGAGGAAGAGCTACAGCATGGACTGCCTGCAGCTCGCGGCAGCTCCTAGCTCCCTCGTCTCGCCTTcgtcctcgtcttcctcgtcggtGCTCCTGTCCATCGACGAGGGCCTGGAGAGGGCTTCCAATGGGTACCTTTCTGATGGCCCTCATGGCAGATTGGTCCAGGAAAGGAAGAAAG GAGTTCCATGGAGTGAGGAGGAGCACCGGCTATTCCTGGTCGGCCTGGAGAAGCTCGGCAAGGGCGACTGGCGAGGCATCTCCCGGAGCTACGTGACAAGCCGAACCCCGACGCAGGTCGCCAGCCACGCGCAGAAGTTCTTCCTGAGGCAGAGCAgcatggggaagaagaagcgccgCTCCAGCCTCTTTGACATG GTGCCGATTTGCGAGAACGGCATGCGCGCTTCTGAGCAGCCATCCGTGCGGATCAACAACAGCGACGGCGCCTCGACTTCTCTGCCGCGGTACAGGCCGTCTTCCGACATGGCGGCCATTGATCTGAACTCCACTGAGGAAGATGACGACATGGCGGATGTTTCGCTCTCATCGGCGTCAGGCGCATCCCCTCGGGCGCCATTAatcccggcggcggctctgaCGATGGAGCATGGCCATGGGGGTCACCAGTACTGCTCCCGGCTGGACCTGGACCTGGGGATGTCCCTCTCCACGCCGTCCATCGGAACGTGA
- the LOC100831632 gene encoding receptor-like protein EIX2, with translation MAETRRSSSHASAANFLFIIVTATTIFSVTYASEILNGSCIPTERAALLSFKAGVTSDPASRLDSWSGHGCCHWSGVSCSVRTGHVVELDLHNDHFFAELSGADAPHSMSGQISSSLPALRHLKHLDLSGNYLGNGMPIPEFVGSLKRLTYLDLSNMNFIGTVPPQLGNLSKLVHLDISSVYFPTHSMDISWLARLQSLEHLNMGTVNLSAAVDWVHSVKALPNLIVLKLEFCSLNSKSAPSLLQHNLTVLEELDLSRNTLNSPAAQNWFWGVTSLKWLHLFNCGLSGTFPDELGNLTSLEALDLGGNNMKGMMPATLKNLCSLRYLYIDNNNIGGDITDLIERLLCSWKSLQELNLMEANISGTTLEAVANLTSLSWFDVTNNHLSGSVPVEIGTLANLSVFILTNNNLSGVISQEHFAGLTNLKEIDLSYNNLKIITDFDWIPPFKLDIARFGSCLLGPRFPEWLRGQNGISDLNISRTGLISTIPDWFWTTFSNAVHLDISSNQLSGELPVTLESLSVITLFAQANRLTGSVPQLSNEIQILDISRNFLNGSLPSNNRATRLSIAVLFSNRITETIETAICQWTDLCVLDLSNNLFVGDFPDCGREELKQWKPSSDNSSRDSIDSSGSKIEILLLSNNNLSGGFPLFLRQCRSLIFLDLTQNKFTGKLPAWISEDMPYLLMLRLRSNNFSGRIPNELLGLIALRILDLSNNSFSGSIPRSLGNLTALTATVEGFHADNPFNEYYLSGPLTMSSNGQFNDSLSVVIKGQVLDYRENTIYLMSIDLSCNSLAGEIPEELSSLAGLINLNLSSNLLSGNIPYKIGNLRSLESLDLSKNKLDGVIPWGLSDLTYLSYLNLSYNNLSGRIPSGHQLDILKADDPASMYFGNPGLCGHPIPRQCPGPPGDPSTPGDSARWHDDGLPQMDFLLGFIVGFVAGVWMLFCGLLFKKRWRYAYFGQLDKLYDKVYVTAVITWRKWFRNTVRN, from the coding sequence ATGGCTGAAACTCGGCGATCCTCCTCGCATGCATCTGCAGCGAATTTCCTGTTCATCATCGTAACAGCCACCACCATATTCAGCGTGACCTATGCCAGCGAAATACTCAATGGGAGCTGCATCCCAACCGAGAGGGCCGCGCTGCTCTCCTTCAAAGCCGGCGTAACAAGCGACCCAGCGAGCCGACTGGACTCATGGAGTGGCCATGGCTGCTGCCACTGGAGTGGTGTCAGCTGCAGCGTCCGGACCGGCCACGTCGTCGAGCTCGACCTCCACAACGATCATTTCTTTGCAGAATTATCAGGTGCTGATGCTCCTCATTCTATGTCCGGACAGATAAGTTCTTCGCTGCCAGCTCTCAGACATCTCAAGCATCTAGATCTTAGCGGGAATTACCTCGGAAACGGAATGCCGATACCAGAATTCGTGGGTTCTCTCAAGAGATTGACATATCTAGACCTCTCCAACATGAATTTTATTGGTACAGTGCCTCCTCAGCTAGGCAACCTCTCCAAATTGGTGCACCTTGACATAAGCTCCGTTTACTTTCCTACTCACTCAATGGATATATCTTGGCTAGCACGTCTCCAATCACTGGAGCATCTGAATATGGGCACCGTGAACCTTAGCGCAGCAGTTGACTGGGTCCATTCGGTGAAAGCCCTTCCAAATTTGATTGTATTGAAACTCGAGTTTTGTAGCCTTAACAGTAAGAGCGCTCCGTCACTTTTACAACACAACCTTACCGTTCTTGAGGAGCTTGACCTGTCCCGTAACACTTTGAATAGTCCGGCTGCACAAAACTGGTTCTGGGGTGTAACTAGCCTAAAGTGGCTACACCTGTTCAACTGTGGATTATCAGGCACGTTCCCTGATGAGCTGGGAAACTTGACCTCGTTGGAGGCCCTTGATCTTGGAGGAAATAACATGAAGGGGATGATGCCAGCAACACTGAAAAATCTGTGTAGTTTAAGATATCTATATATCGATAACAACAATATCGGTGGGGACATAACCGACCTAATAGAGAGGCTACTGTGTTCTTGGAAGAGTTTGCAAGAGCTGAATCTGATGGAGGCCAACATCAGTGGCACAACACTAGAAGCTGTGGCAAACCTAACAAGCTTAAGCTGGTTTGATGTCACTAACAACCACTTGAGCGGTTCCGTGCCTGTGGAGATTGGAACACTCGCAAATTTATCTGTCTTCATCCTTACAAACAACAACTTGAGTGGTGTGATATCACAAGAGCATTTTGCTGGTCTGACAAACTTGAAAGAAATTGACTTGTCTTATAATAATTTGAAAATCATCACGGACTTCGACTGGATACCACCGTTCAAGCTGGATATTGCAAGGTTTGGGTCTTGTCTTTTGGGTCCAAGGTTTCCTGAATGGCTTCGAGGGCAAAATGGCATTTCGGATCTTAATATTTCAAGAACAGGTCTCATTAGTACGATCCCTGATTGGTTTTGGACTACCTTTTCCAATGCTGTACATTTGGACATCTCCTCGAACCAACTTAGTGGTGAGTTACCAGTTACTTTGGAGTCCTTGTCGGTCATAACACTTTTTGCCCAGGCAAATCGTTTAACTGGTTCAGTGCCGCAGTTGTCAAATGAAATTCAAATATTGGATATCTCCAGGAACTTTTTAAATGGGTCTCTGCCATCAAATAATCGAGCTACAAGATTATCGATTGCAGTTCTCTTCTCCAATCGTATAACTGAGACTATTGAGACGGCAATTTGTCAATGGACAGACTTGTGTGTCTTAGATCTTTCAAACAATCTGTTTGTAGGGGATTTTCCAGATTGTGGCAGAGAAGAGCTGAAACAATGGAAGCCATCTAGCGACAACTCTTCCAGGGACTCCATAGATTCTTCTGGTTCGAAAATTGAAATTCTCCTTCTAAGCAACAACAATCTTTCAGGTGGATTTCCTTTGTTCCTAAGACAATGCCGATCACTCATTTTCCTTGATCTAACTCAAAACAAATTCACCGGGAAGTTACCTGCATGGATTAGTGAAGACATGCCTTATTTGCTAATGCTACGGTTAAGATCGAACAACTTTTCTGGTCGCATTCCAAATGAATTATTGGGACTTATTGCTCTTCGTATTTTAGATTTATCTAATAACAGCTTCTCTGGGTCCATACCGCGATCTCTAGGGAACTTAACAGCTTTGACTGCCACTGTTGAGGGTTTCCATGCTGATAATCCTTTCAATGAATATTATCTTTCTGGTCCTTTGACTATGTCTAGCAATGGACAGTTTAATGACAGCCTATCGGTTGTAATAAAAGGTCAAGTGCTTGACTACAGGGAGAATACCATATACCTTATGAGCATTGATTTATCTTGCAACAGTTTAGCTGGAGAAATCCCAGAGGAACTAAGCTCTCTTGCTGGTCTCATAAATTTGAATTTATCATCAAATTTGTTGAGTGGAAATATCCCATATAAGATTGGCAATCTTCGATCACTGGAGTCTCTTGACCTCTCAAAGAACAAACTTGATGGTGTAATTCCTTGGGGCCTGTCAGATCTAACATATTTGAGCTACCTAAACTTGTCATATAATAATCTGTCAGGAAGAATACCCTCAGGACATCAACTAGACATCCTCAAGGCAGATGATCCAGCTTCTATGTACTTCGGTAATCCTGGTCTTTGTGGACATCCAATTCCAAGGCAATGTCCTGGTCCTCCAGGAGATCCGTCAACACCAGGAGATTCAGCAAGATGGCATGATGACGGTCTCCCACAAATGGATTTTCTTCTTGGATTTATTGTGGGATTTGTGGCGGGCGTTTGGATGTTATTTTGTGGCCTCTTGTTCAAGAAGAGATGGAGGTATGCTTATTTTGGGCAATTGGACAAGCTATATGACAAGGTGTATGTCACTGCTGTTATTACTTGGCGGAAATGGTTTAGGAACACGGTTAGAAATTAA